The segment GGTAATACAATTTTTGTATAGACCTGAAATTCATTGCATCCATCCATTCTAGCCGATTGTTCAAGTTCAGATGGCAATGTACGGAAAAAAGCATAGAAAACAAATACCGCTAAAGGGATACCCCCGGCCACATAAACAATAATGAGCGGTATCAAAGTATCAAGAATTCCAAGGTTCATAAAAATTAAATATAATGGTAATATTGCAAGCTTCATTGGAACCATTAAACCTATTAAGAAAAAGAACAATATTAAACCATTCCATTTAAATTTATACCTCGCAAGGTAGTAGGCACCAAGTGATGATACAAATAAAACCAGAAAAACCGATGATACACTTACAATTACACTGTTGAGGAAATAAGAAGAGAAATTAACTTTGTTCCAAACAGTGGCGTAATTTTCAAACATTACTTGGCTTGGCAACCCAAGAGGGGATGTGAAAATATCCTTATTTGACTTCAAAGAACTAGAAATCATCAAGAATATTGGATATAAAAAGATAAAAGCAAAGAAGAATAAAATCATATATTTAAAAAGTTGTGCCCACCATTTTGTACGCATGTTCCCCCTACCTTTCGAAATCTTTTTTTCTAAATAAAATCAGTGATAATGCAGATACACTTGCAATAATTAAAAATAACACCACCACGACTGCGG is part of the Sutcliffiella sp. FSL R7-0096 genome and harbors:
- a CDS encoding carbohydrate ABC transporter permease — encoded protein: MRTKWWAQLFKYMILFFFAFIFLYPIFLMISSSLKSNKDIFTSPLGLPSQVMFENYATVWNKVNFSSYFLNSVIVSVSSVFLVLFVSSLGAYYLARYKFKWNGLILFFFLIGLMVPMKLAILPLYLIFMNLGILDTLIPLIIVYVAGGIPLAVFVFYAFFRTLPSELEQSARMDGCNEFQVYTKIVLPLMKAPVATIGIINLIGVWNDFFYPLIFIRSDALKTIPLGMLTLFGEFDTQWNLLFAGLTISALPMIIAFLFASKQFMEGLTSGAIK